The Aurantiacibacter gangjinensis genome includes a region encoding these proteins:
- the proS gene encoding proline--tRNA ligase has translation MSAIRHALTTKREDDFAAWYQEVISAADMAEESGVRGCMVIKPWGYGIWERMQRLLDDRIKAAGVQNAYFPLFIPLANFEREASHVEGFAKEMAVVTHHRLIADGRGGLKPDPDAKLEEPLVVRPTSETIIGDAMSRWVQSWRDLPLMLNQWANVVRWEMRTRMFLRTSEFLWQEGHTAHADEAEAKAETMRALEMYRAFAEEDLSLPVIAGEKPENERFPGAVETWSIEAMMQDGKALQAGTSHYLGTNFAEAANIRYQDKEGGQALAHTTSWGVSTRMVGGVIMTHGDDDGLRVPPAIAPHQVVILPMLRDKPEDQALLDYCEGLRAALATQHTLDEPLRVLLDKRPGKAAAKRWDWVRKGAPIIIEVGARDMENGVVSLLRRDALWNTDNGKPAFQTPTREIAGQTVPSILADMQNALLTGARERRDANIVRDIDTMDGVADFFGASKYPGWVEVQWSKPTGAGLEKVVEQLKAHKLTLRNVPMNTPPADGTCIFTGEPAVERVYVARAY, from the coding sequence ATGTCCGCCATTCGCCACGCCCTTACCACCAAGCGCGAAGACGATTTCGCGGCCTGGTATCAGGAAGTCATTTCCGCTGCCGACATGGCCGAGGAATCCGGCGTGCGCGGCTGCATGGTCATCAAGCCGTGGGGCTATGGCATCTGGGAGCGCATGCAGCGCCTGCTGGATGACCGGATCAAGGCCGCTGGCGTGCAGAATGCCTATTTCCCGCTCTTCATTCCGCTCGCCAATTTCGAGCGCGAGGCCTCGCATGTCGAGGGCTTCGCCAAGGAAATGGCCGTCGTCACCCATCACCGCCTGATTGCGGATGGGCGCGGCGGGTTGAAGCCCGATCCGGATGCAAAGCTGGAAGAACCTCTGGTTGTGCGTCCGACCTCGGAAACGATCATCGGCGATGCGATGAGCCGTTGGGTGCAGAGCTGGCGCGACCTGCCGCTGATGCTCAACCAGTGGGCCAATGTCGTACGCTGGGAAATGCGCACCCGCATGTTCCTGCGCACGAGCGAGTTCCTTTGGCAGGAAGGGCATACCGCCCATGCCGACGAGGCCGAAGCCAAGGCCGAAACCATGCGCGCGCTGGAAATGTATCGCGCCTTTGCCGAGGAAGACTTGTCGCTGCCCGTGATCGCAGGCGAGAAGCCGGAAAACGAGCGTTTCCCCGGTGCGGTGGAGACATGGTCGATCGAGGCGATGATGCAGGATGGCAAGGCGCTGCAAGCCGGCACCAGCCACTATCTCGGCACCAATTTCGCCGAGGCCGCCAATATCCGCTATCAGGACAAGGAAGGCGGTCAGGCGCTGGCGCATACGACCAGCTGGGGCGTTTCCACCCGAATGGTGGGCGGCGTCATCATGACGCACGGCGACGATGATGGCTTGCGCGTACCGCCTGCCATCGCGCCGCATCAGGTCGTGATCCTGCCCATGCTTCGCGACAAGCCTGAGGATCAGGCGCTGCTCGACTATTGCGAGGGGCTGCGCGCCGCGCTTGCCACCCAGCACACGCTGGACGAACCGCTACGCGTTCTTCTGGATAAGCGGCCCGGCAAGGCTGCGGCCAAGCGCTGGGACTGGGTGCGAAAGGGTGCGCCCATCATCATCGAAGTCGGAGCGCGCGACATGGAGAACGGCGTCGTCAGCCTGCTTCGGCGCGATGCCTTGTGGAACACGGATAACGGCAAGCCCGCCTTCCAGACGCCAACGCGCGAGATCGCCGGGCAAACCGTACCGTCCATCCTCGCCGACATGCAAAACGCCCTGCTGACCGGAGCGCGCGAGCGGCGCGATGCCAATATCGTGCGCGATATCGACACGATGGATGGTGTGGCAGACTTCTTCGGGGCGTCGAAATATCCGGGCTGGGTCGAGGTGCAGTGGTCCAAGCCGACCGGCGCAGGGCTGGAAAAGGTCGTGGAGCAGTTGAAGGCGCATAAGCTGACGCTTCGCAATGTGCCGATGAACACGCCGCCTGCCGATGGCACCTGTATCTTCACAGGCGAGCCGGCAGTCGAGCGGGTGTATGTGGCGCGGGCTTACTAA